The Acropora muricata isolate sample 2 unplaced genomic scaffold, ASM3666990v1 scaffold_756, whole genome shotgun sequence DNA window GTCATGTCATTCCACAAATTTTGAATCATCATGTTAGTGTTGCCTTGGACGATATTCCAAATGCTTTCTGCTGGCGCCATAGGAATTTTTCTCACCCAGCTAAGAATGTTTACTTGGCTGATGGCGTACACCTCAACCCTTCGGGGCAATATCATTTATATCGAAGTTATCggggcgccattttgaaaggcTTGTCCTTTCTTTAGGTTTAGTTTACTTGTCATGGgcatattcttttgttttgttttgtcctgGTGTGTTTAACACAGGCAATTGAGTGTGGCTAAGTCCGCTTATATATTATTGAGGATTCGTCCTCTTGGGGATTTGTCCAGTGTTATTATTAAGGATTTATCCTTATAATACTTTTTGAGGATTCGTCCTCTGGCTTTTAGTGGATTCGTCCAGTGTTGCTTTTAGAGTTGTTGTCaaccttttatttatttattattttggcATTTATAGGGGAGTTTTTTGCGTCGACTTAATGTCTGACAGACTTTCCCTGCCACATTTTTATTGTGTTATATAGTGGATTCgtccattatttttattttgaggATTCGCCCTCTGGCTATCAGCGGCTCGTTTACTCTTGCCTTTGGGGTTTTCAAcctcatttattttgttttggcaTCTCTAGGGAAGTCTTTTTTGCCGACTTCATATCTGAAAGACTTTCCCTGccaatattttaattttgcccATGACTAGTTCGTAGTAAAacaattcattttattaatataatttaatTGGAATTTGTTTCTGCCAGTCCTGTCTTTTCTTTGCAGTGCAGAATGCCACCTAAGCGTCCGTTGCGTTATCGCCGACCTTCAGCAACAGCTATTGCTGCTACCGCATCCGGAGAGAGTCAGAGGAAGAGAGCCAGgtccaaaaaacaaaacactgtcCCACAAGTGCCAGAACCACAGGGGCCAGCACCACAAGTGCCTGTACCACAGGTGCCACCACCCCAGGTGCCAGCAGCACAAGGGCCAGGCCTACAAGGGCCAGCACCACAAGTGCCCGTACCACAGGTGCCTGTACTATCAGCTAGCCAAGACGTTGCCTTTCCTCCGGGATCGCTAGATACCCTTGTTGCCAGGGTCGCGGATGAGGTAACCAAACGTTTAACGCCTGTTTATGCATCAACGTCAAACAACGTAGAAGTTCCTCAGCCTTTCGAAGTTCCTGCTGCGACGGATGGATCAGTGGAAGAAGTGCCGATCATGGAAAATGTGTCTAATTTAATCAACCACTCCCTTACCAGTGTGCAGTCAGCCCCTTTCAGGTGAGCCTAATCCGGTTACGCATAGGGCTTTACCCGGACACCTGTTTTCGTAACCCAGTCTGGCCATCGACTCTAGAGTGTCAGATAGGCTGAAGTCTAAGATTTGGAATAATGAATACTTTGAGTTTAGTGCTTTACTTTCAAATCctgtttttgaaaataagtaTCAGCTTACAATCAACAATTCTTACAAGGGATTAGTGCCATCCTTGGGCTTAGAACCTGTTTCTAAAACCAACAAGTATCTTAGTATTGAATCCTGGCTTAATTGTTTTCACATATTTGTCGAAATATATACTCCAAAATACCCCAATGAGGCCCCTGCCCTCATGAAATATGGGGAGGTTGTGCAGGACTTGGCAGCTCGGGGGCATAATTGGAAGTGTTACGATGGAAACTTCCGTTTCCTGCGGCAGTCACAACCAGCTGCATTCCCATGGATCAATATCCATTGGGAGTTGTGGATGTGTTCTCAACAGCCAATCGTGAGAAAACCCACAGCCACAGCACCCCCCAGTCAGTCCAGGACTAGGGACGATGGTATCCCGAAAGGTTATTGTTTCAAATTTAGCAAGGGCGTGAAGTGCTTTGGCTGTGCTTTCAAGCATTTGTGTTATAGATGTGATGGTTCCCATCAGCCTAAGCTGTGTAATTTTCGAGCCAAAAGTAAAGCATCCAATAATGACTCCCAACCTGCCCAGTCCCAGCCTAACAGAGCTCCACCAACCAAAGCATAATTTACCTACTCCAATAGAGGTCGAACGATTGGAATGTTTGTTATCTGATTACAACCACTCCACTGCGGAACTCTTAGTGTCTGGTTTTAAGTTTGGTTTTTCGATACACTATAGTGGTGCTAGCATTTCCCGTGATGCAAGAAATTTATTGTCGACAACTCAAAATCCTGATGCCGTAGAAAGTAAGATAAGAAAAGAACTGGAGGCAGGTCGTTTAGCTGGGCCCTTTCCCATTCCTCCTTTATCCCCATTTTGCATTTCCCCGTTAGGGATGGTTCCCAAAAAGAATCCGGGTGAATTTCGATTAATTCATCATTTATCATATCCAAAGGGTTGTTCTGTTAATGATGATATATCATCCGAGTACACCAGCGTTTCATATGCTATCATCTCAAACGCGATTCAGCAGATTAAGCTGGCTGGTGCAGGGTGTTTTTTATCCAAAACAGATGTTAAAAATCCCTTCAGGATCATGCCTATTCGGCCTCAGGATTATCATTTACTGGGTATAAAATGGCAGGGTATGTACTATTATGATAGGTGCATGCCAATGGGTTGCTCCAGCACCTGCAAAACCTTTGAGACATTTAGTTCCGCATTGGAGTGGATTGCACAGAACAAGCTTCACATTCGTCATATTTTACATCTTCTCGATGACTTTTTAATTATTGCTCCATCGTATCAGCTATGTCAGGCGCAGTTATCTCTATTTGTAGATCTTTGTAGTTACTTGGGTGTCCCCATAGCACCAGAGAAAACCCGTGGGCCAAGCACCACTCTATGTTTTGCTGGTGTTGAGTTAGATTCAGTTCTCTTTGAGGCTCGTCTGCCTGTGGAAGAAATTACCAAGTGTCTGTCCAGTATCTCGAATTTCCTTCAACGTAAAAAGGTCACCTTAAAAGAGAGTCAGTCTTTAACAGGTTTGCCTAATTTTGCTTGCACTGTAGTGGTGCCAGGACGAGCATTTTTGCGACGGTTAATCGATCTCACAGAGGGAGTTCGGTCTCCTTATCATGTGATTCGGATGACAAGGGAAGTTAAGGCTGATTTAGCTGTTTGGCAATCCTTTTTAACCGGTTTTAATGGGAAATCTTTCTTTCTGGAAGACACTTGGTATAGTTCAGTGAAATTAAACCTCTTTACGGACACCTCTGGGTCATTAGGTTTTGGTGCAGTGTTTGGTAGTAAGTGGTGCTATGGGCCACGGCTAGCTAGCTGGATCAACCGTAATATTGCATTGCTGGAGTTTTACCCCATTGTGCTTAGTTTATCCCTATGGGTCAGCGAAATGCAGAATCGATGTATCTTATTCTTTGCGGATAACGAAGCCCTTGTCCATGTTATCAATAAGCAGTCTTGCAAGGACAAGGAgcttatgtttttttttgtgcggAAGTTAGTGTTGGTGTGTCTTCAAAATAATATTGTGTTTAAGCCTAAGCACATACGGGGCTTAGCCAACACCCTAGCAGATTCTTTATCTCGATTGCAGATCCAAAATTTCCGTCTCTTGGCGCCACTTCATATGGACCAGACACCAACGGACATTCCTCTTTATCTGCAGCCTCAGAACTGGCAACCATAGTATC harbors:
- the LOC136908227 gene encoding uncharacterized protein gives rise to the protein MVPKKNPGEFRLIHHLSYPKGCSVNDDISSEYTSVSYAIISNAIQQIKLAGAGCFLSKTDVKNPFRIMPIRPQDYHLLGIKWQGMYYYDRCMPMGCSSTCKTFETFSSALEWIAQNKLHIRHILHLLDDFLIIAPSYQLCQAQLSLFVDLCSYLGVPIAPEKTRGPSTTLCFAGVELDSVLFEARLPVEEITKCLSSISNFLQRKKVTLKESQSLTGLPNFACTVVVPGRAFLRRLIDLTEGVRSPYHVIRMTREVKADLAVWQSFLTGFNGKSFFLEDTWYSSVKLNLFTDTSGSLGFGAVFGSKWCYGPRLASWINRNIALLEFYPIVLSLSLWVSEMQNRCILFFADNEALVHVINKQSCKDKELMFFFVRKLVLVCLQNNIVFKPKHIRGLANTLADSLSRLQIQNFRLLAPLHMDQTPTDIPLYLQPQNWQP